A single genomic interval of Agarivorans aestuarii harbors:
- the map gene encoding type I methionyl aminopeptidase produces the protein MSIVIKTPEQIEKMRVAGRLAADVLTMIAPYVKVGVSTGELNQRCHDYIVNEQGAIPAPLDYHGFPKSICTSVNDVVCHGIPSNNHMLEDGDVINIDITVIKDGYHGDTSKMFLVGNASPADKLLCRVTQQALYQAIKVVKPGNKVSDIGNAIQKYLKKGNYRYGIVDNFCGHGIGEGFHEDPQIMHYRNNDRTVLKAGMCFTIEPMINQGKKGNWVDEEDGWTARTNDGKNSAQWEHTLLVTNDGVEVLTLRDEEDLPRIIKH, from the coding sequence ATGAGCATAGTAATTAAAACCCCTGAACAAATTGAAAAAATGCGCGTTGCCGGTCGCTTAGCGGCCGACGTACTCACCATGATAGCCCCTTACGTAAAGGTTGGCGTTAGCACCGGTGAGCTTAACCAGCGCTGCCATGACTACATAGTTAACGAGCAAGGCGCTATTCCAGCACCTCTCGATTATCACGGTTTTCCAAAATCCATCTGTACCTCGGTAAATGATGTGGTTTGCCATGGCATCCCTTCAAATAATCATATGCTGGAAGATGGCGATGTGATTAATATCGATATCACGGTCATTAAAGATGGTTATCACGGCGATACCTCGAAAATGTTTTTGGTAGGAAATGCCTCCCCTGCAGATAAGCTCCTGTGCCGTGTGACTCAGCAAGCACTTTATCAAGCGATTAAGGTAGTTAAACCGGGCAATAAAGTTAGCGATATCGGTAATGCCATTCAAAAGTATTTGAAAAAAGGCAACTACCGCTACGGTATTGTTGATAACTTTTGTGGCCATGGTATTGGCGAAGGCTTCCATGAAGACCCGCAAATTATGCATTATCGCAATAACGATCGCACAGTATTAAAAGCTGGTATGTGTTTCACCATTGAACCAATGATCAACCAAGGTAAAAAAGGCAACTGGGTTGATGAAGAAGACGGCTGGACAGCACGTACCAATGACGGCAAAAACTCCGCTCAGTGGGAACACACCTTATTAGTTACCAATGACGGTGTTGAAGTGCTAACACTTCGTGACGAAGAAGACTTACCGCGCATTATAAAACACTAA